In a genomic window of Arachnia rubra:
- a CDS encoding alpha/beta hydrolase, whose protein sequence is MAINWDEIQRWDPKNLNSASRKLRELRQGLMTEADDADGAKSRIRSTGAAVEAMKTSLGSLNSNLSQLVNDISELMMATAAAAEGVWDVKTKVLECTSFVAENTYLKIQGNGEVVVDLSGKYAGGSMEAKNKGKDLENLIKAALDRARDVDDAYDKRLKAVGDGTYKSSETASSQSQGLPDLPQKGWSATEVAAWWNALTPEEKKNIIENHPDDIRNLDGISANARDEANRKVLDKELERARHDRDELQKKVDEEGFDDDNINPYLDDKNKADKRVKDLEKIQNLMGEKEGDGSKYHLLTLDASGDKDVRAAIAMGDVDKASNIATVVPGVGTTVRDSMDGELHKAEELRNHSGSDNTAAVAWIGYDTPDSIWSPETRGTGTADEGARSLNGFHEGIHAYRQSQGSDPHITTVAHSYGSLTAGTAALTTKAGAVDDMVLYGSPGGRATDVHQYNVPEGHVYASANDKDEVTGKGGWWQGILGGGEEAVGMGKKPVELHGVKNIASNGGGHDDYWNNPEFVEDASQIVANEDPGVDRSDNQAEAVTKPPAKK, encoded by the coding sequence ATGGCCATTAATTGGGATGAAATTCAACGCTGGGATCCGAAGAACCTCAACTCGGCCTCTCGTAAGCTGCGCGAACTGCGACAGGGGCTGATGACTGAGGCCGATGATGCCGATGGCGCCAAGAGCCGGATTCGTTCGACGGGGGCGGCGGTGGAGGCCATGAAGACTTCACTGGGATCCCTGAATTCAAATCTCAGCCAGCTGGTGAACGACATTTCAGAACTCATGATGGCCACCGCAGCTGCCGCGGAGGGGGTCTGGGATGTGAAGACCAAAGTCCTAGAATGCACATCATTCGTAGCAGAAAACACATATTTGAAGATCCAAGGCAATGGAGAAGTCGTTGTCGATCTCTCGGGGAAATATGCGGGTGGATCAATGGAAGCGAAAAACAAAGGCAAAGATTTGGAGAATCTGATCAAAGCCGCTCTTGACCGTGCCCGTGATGTTGATGACGCCTATGACAAGCGCTTGAAGGCCGTGGGCGATGGCACATACAAGTCCTCAGAGACTGCCTCCAGCCAATCCCAGGGGCTGCCGGACCTGCCGCAGAAAGGCTGGTCGGCTACTGAAGTCGCCGCTTGGTGGAACGCCCTCACTCCTGAGGAGAAAAAGAACATCATTGAAAACCATCCTGATGATATCAGGAATCTCGATGGCATCTCCGCTAATGCCCGCGATGAAGCCAATCGAAAGGTCCTCGATAAGGAACTGGAGCGCGCGAGACATGATCGGGATGAGCTCCAGAAGAAAGTTGATGAAGAGGGGTTTGATGATGATAACATTAATCCTTATTTAGATGATAAAAATAAGGCTGATAAGAGGGTAAAAGATCTAGAAAAGATTCAGAATCTAATGGGTGAAAAAGAGGGCGATGGATCGAAATATCATCTTCTTACCCTCGATGCTTCTGGCGATAAGGACGTCCGGGCTGCTATTGCGATGGGCGATGTTGATAAAGCCTCCAATATCGCCACCGTGGTTCCCGGGGTCGGCACCACAGTGCGAGACAGCATGGACGGTGAGCTGCATAAGGCTGAGGAATTGCGTAACCATTCTGGCTCTGACAACACCGCTGCGGTAGCCTGGATTGGATATGACACACCTGATAGTATATGGAGCCCCGAAACTCGTGGCACTGGTACGGCTGATGAGGGCGCCCGCTCTCTCAATGGGTTCCATGAAGGGATCCATGCCTACCGGCAGTCACAGGGTAGTGATCCACATATAACTACGGTGGCTCATTCCTACGGCTCCCTCACCGCTGGCACTGCGGCCCTGACCACCAAAGCCGGTGCGGTCGATGACATGGTGCTCTACGGCTCACCAGGCGGACGGGCTACCGATGTGCATCAATACAACGTCCCAGAGGGACACGTCTACGCCTCCGCCAACGATAAAGATGAGGTAACGGGCAAAGGGGGCTGGTGGCAGGGCATCCTAGGCGGCGGCGAAGAAGCTGTTGGTATGGGGAAGAAGCCAGTCGAACTACATGGCGTCAAGAACATTGCTTCCAATGGTGGCGGACATGATGATTACTGGAACAATCCGGAGTTCGTCGAGGATGCCTCTCAAATCGTTGCCAATGAGGACCCTGGTGTTGACCGTTCTGACAACCAGGCAGAGGCAGTGACCAAGCCGCCTGCTAAGAAGTAG
- a CDS encoding CoA-acylating methylmalonate-semialdehyde dehydrogenase — translation MTTITHWIDGAPYEGQPSHTVPVENPATGKAVGEVLSASQADLDHAVAVAAEAQKKWAKVSLAKRTAIMFKMRELVLAHQDELAKAIVEEHGKDYSDAIGEIQRGRETLDFACGINVALKGEYSFDISSGVDIHTIRQPVGVVAGICPFNFPVMVPMWMHPVAIATGNSFILKPASATPTASLIIARLYQEAGLPDGVFNVLAGDRNLVSNILTHPGIDAISFVGSTPVAHVIQDTGVAHGKRVQALGGANNHAIVLPDADLEFAAQHIAAAAFGAAGERCMALPVVVAVGGVGEKLAELVAANGAKIKVGYGLDEGVQMGPVITAKDRDRIVGLIDDAEKRGAKVVLDGRGLKIDGYEDGFWVGPTVITKVPLDAPVYQEEVFGPVLCIVEAANYAEAIELVNSSEFGNGAAIFTNDGGYARRFQLDVEAGMVGINVPIPTPVAYYSFGGWKESLLGDTHIHGPEGVNFYTRAKAITVRWPSESGAYAATMSFQREE, via the coding sequence ATGACCACAATCACCCACTGGATAGACGGCGCGCCCTACGAGGGGCAGCCTTCCCACACCGTCCCCGTCGAGAACCCAGCCACCGGCAAGGCCGTCGGCGAAGTCCTGTCCGCCAGCCAGGCTGACCTCGACCACGCCGTCGCCGTCGCCGCCGAAGCGCAGAAGAAGTGGGCGAAGGTCTCCCTCGCCAAGCGCACCGCCATCATGTTCAAGATGCGTGAACTGGTGCTCGCCCACCAGGACGAGCTGGCCAAGGCCATCGTCGAGGAGCACGGCAAGGACTACTCCGACGCCATCGGCGAGATCCAGCGCGGCCGCGAGACCCTCGACTTCGCCTGCGGCATCAACGTGGCGCTCAAGGGCGAGTACTCCTTCGACATCTCTTCCGGTGTGGACATCCACACCATCCGCCAGCCCGTCGGCGTGGTCGCGGGCATCTGCCCCTTCAACTTTCCGGTCATGGTGCCGATGTGGATGCACCCCGTCGCCATCGCCACCGGCAACTCGTTCATCCTGAAGCCCGCCTCCGCGACCCCCACCGCGTCGCTGATCATCGCCCGCCTCTACCAGGAAGCCGGGCTGCCCGACGGCGTGTTCAACGTGCTGGCTGGTGACCGCAACCTGGTCTCCAATATCCTGACCCACCCGGGCATCGACGCGATCTCCTTCGTCGGCTCCACCCCGGTGGCGCACGTCATCCAGGACACCGGCGTCGCCCACGGCAAGCGCGTCCAGGCTCTCGGCGGCGCAAACAACCACGCCATCGTCCTGCCCGACGCGGACCTGGAGTTCGCTGCCCAGCACATCGCCGCGGCGGCCTTCGGTGCGGCCGGTGAGCGCTGCATGGCGCTGCCCGTCGTCGTCGCGGTCGGTGGCGTCGGGGAAAAGCTGGCCGAGCTCGTCGCCGCCAATGGCGCGAAGATCAAGGTCGGCTACGGGCTCGACGAGGGCGTCCAGATGGGTCCCGTCATCACCGCCAAGGACCGCGACCGCATCGTCGGGCTCATCGATGACGCCGAGAAGCGCGGCGCGAAGGTGGTCCTCGACGGCCGCGGACTGAAGATCGACGGCTACGAGGACGGCTTCTGGGTCGGTCCCACGGTCATCACCAAGGTCCCGCTCGATGCCCCCGTCTACCAGGAGGAGGTCTTCGGGCCGGTGCTGTGCATCGTCGAGGCCGCCAACTACGCGGAGGCCATCGAGCTGGTCAACTCCAGTGAGTTCGGCAACGGCGCGGCCATCTTCACCAATGACGGCGGCTACGCGCGGCGCTTCCAGCTGGACGTCGAGGCCGGCATGGTGGGCATCAACGTGCCCATCCCCACCCCGGTGGCCTACTACTCGTTCGGCGGCTGGAAGGAGTCGCTGCTGGGCGACACCCACATCCACGGCCCCGAGGGCGTGAACTTCTACACCCGCGCGAAGGCCATCACGGTCCGCTGGCCCTCTGAGTCCGGCGCTTATGCTGCGACGATGAGCTTCCAGCGCGAGGAGTGA
- a CDS encoding response regulator transcription factor produces the protein MTSILIIEDEPRIAGFIAKGLKSAGFTSETTASGEMGATLAVHGDFSLIVLDIGLPDIDGFEVLERIRGQGVATPVIMLTARSSVTDRVAGLESGADDYMPKPFSFEELLARIRLRLRAEPAEPAAGRSSATHLEHRGLVLDYRTRRVQVDGQWIDLSAREFTLAEVFLRNPGQVLSREQLLSNVWGFYFDPGSNVVDVYVSYLRNKLGKERFETVRGMGYRLV, from the coding sequence ATGACCAGCATCCTGATCATTGAGGACGAACCGCGGATCGCTGGTTTCATCGCGAAAGGCCTCAAGTCAGCGGGGTTCACCTCGGAGACCACCGCGTCCGGTGAGATGGGTGCCACGCTGGCCGTGCACGGCGACTTCTCCCTCATCGTGCTCGACATCGGCCTGCCCGACATCGACGGTTTCGAGGTGCTGGAGCGGATCCGGGGCCAGGGTGTGGCGACTCCGGTCATCATGCTGACCGCCCGGTCCTCGGTGACCGACCGGGTGGCCGGGCTGGAGAGCGGCGCCGACGACTACATGCCCAAACCCTTCTCCTTCGAGGAGCTGCTGGCCCGGATCCGGCTGCGGCTGCGGGCCGAACCGGCCGAGCCCGCCGCCGGACGGTCGTCAGCGACGCACCTGGAACATCGCGGACTGGTGCTGGACTACCGCACCCGCAGGGTCCAGGTGGACGGCCAGTGGATTGACCTATCGGCCCGTGAGTTCACCCTGGCCGAGGTGTTCCTGCGCAACCCGGGGCAGGTGCTCAGCCGTGAGCAGCTGCTCAGCAACGTGTGGGGCTTCTACTTCGACCCCGGCTCCAACGTCGTGGACGTCTACGTTTCCTACCTGCGCAACAAACTGGGCAAGGAGCGCTTCGAGACAGTCCGCGGCATGGGCTACCGCCTGGTGTGA
- a CDS encoding S8 family serine peptidase, with amino-acid sequence MRRAVSLARNLAVACGVMAFLAPAMPAQAIPALPSDGLGTVGSKITTVTEDKNTPCEPGKTSLVDQPPEAVALLGIKKAWQLSRGKVVVAVVDSGVAASNVHLTDKVLPGADLVESGDGRTDTAGHGTAIAGQIAAHEAEGSGLVGLAPAAEILPVRVYVDESNDSVKAGKQPDTTRTAAGVRWAAEHGAKIIVVAQSVIDNLPEMQSAVEYAAAAGALVVASAGNVPQETNASPKEDPNAPRYPAAYPQALSVTAVDASGAPSDAVLHGEHVEVAAPGSRVLTTFLGDGDCILAGDKPSTSYATGYVAAAAAMVAAMHPGETPAEWKYRLLATALRPSRSQRDAKIGWGLIAPYDALNFSNDGSLEGPPNPRFSAPAKPENPGMTPPESVPDLRPMRTISLGIIAGTACLVVLAVLLSSRVRDLLSRKSR; translated from the coding sequence ATGAGGCGAGCGGTCTCCCTGGCCAGGAACCTTGCGGTGGCCTGCGGCGTCATGGCTTTTCTCGCCCCGGCGATGCCTGCCCAGGCCATCCCTGCGCTGCCTTCCGATGGCCTGGGGACGGTGGGCAGCAAGATCACGACGGTCACCGAGGACAAGAACACCCCCTGCGAGCCCGGCAAGACTTCCCTGGTGGATCAGCCTCCCGAGGCGGTCGCGCTGCTGGGCATCAAGAAGGCCTGGCAGCTTTCCCGCGGCAAAGTGGTGGTCGCGGTGGTGGACTCCGGGGTCGCGGCGTCCAATGTCCATCTCACCGATAAGGTGCTGCCGGGCGCCGACCTGGTGGAGAGCGGCGACGGCCGCACGGACACCGCGGGGCATGGCACGGCCATCGCGGGGCAGATCGCTGCCCACGAGGCTGAGGGATCGGGGCTGGTCGGGTTGGCTCCGGCGGCTGAGATCCTGCCGGTGCGGGTCTACGTCGACGAGAGCAATGACTCTGTGAAGGCCGGGAAGCAGCCGGACACCACCCGGACCGCGGCTGGGGTGCGCTGGGCCGCAGAGCATGGCGCGAAGATCATCGTCGTCGCCCAGTCGGTCATCGACAACCTTCCCGAGATGCAGAGCGCCGTGGAGTACGCGGCCGCGGCGGGGGCCCTGGTGGTCGCATCCGCCGGCAACGTCCCGCAGGAGACCAATGCCTCTCCGAAGGAGGACCCCAACGCGCCACGCTATCCGGCCGCCTACCCTCAGGCGCTGTCCGTCACGGCCGTCGACGCCTCGGGGGCTCCTTCCGACGCGGTCCTCCATGGTGAGCACGTCGAGGTGGCCGCGCCCGGGTCGCGGGTGCTCACCACGTTCCTGGGTGACGGCGACTGCATACTCGCCGGGGACAAGCCGTCCACCTCCTATGCCACCGGTTATGTGGCCGCTGCGGCGGCGATGGTGGCTGCGATGCATCCAGGCGAGACGCCCGCCGAGTGGAAGTACCGGCTCCTGGCAACGGCTCTGCGGCCATCGCGCTCCCAGCGCGACGCCAAGATCGGGTGGGGCCTGATTGCCCCCTACGATGCGCTGAACTTCAGCAATGACGGCTCCCTGGAAGGGCCCCCGAATCCACGCTTCTCAGCTCCCGCCAAACCCGAGAATCCCGGGATGACTCCCCCCGAGTCTGTGCCGGATCTGCGGCCGATGCGCACCATCTCGCTCGGGATCATCGCCGGCACCGCCTGCCTGGTGGTGCTGGCAGTCTTGTTGTCCTCCCGGGTGCGGGACCTCCTCTCACGCAAATCCCGCTGA
- the eccB gene encoding type VII secretion protein EccB yields MPSHKDILEAQRYNRRRLITAFSSGIPGGREMESKSPFVPLIVGVVVVAIMLGAGAIISRFLPTLPNDWQNSTLIVVKGTGARYYTIKGVLRPVTNVTSARLLSESGKYQTSELSASTIDGISRGTQIGITGVPDDVPPAAQLHSDKWFSCVLPGKTHTWVAQIPENRTPRGNALVKSQDEVFLIADGLRHRIPREHKNKVLLALGMESVAPTEVSAPWLSLFKLGSDLKPLEIPNAGLPAGGMPERLATAVVGTVIKVEEGGSSRRYVVTGSGKVTPLSETAEKFYPAEASLTASVAEMSALEIDPAGITPPDWPKRVENTVPTGSLPCTQLEQAPDGSPLSALYSMSQETLASILPVPQNSEMTADQKLQAVQAPASVLGGSGALVRATSGGSLGMVMLVSDLGAVHGLGTQSADTLARLGYKDSDVHVIPAEWTALIPEGTALDPNGAWATVGQQ; encoded by the coding sequence ATGCCCTCGCACAAGGACATCCTCGAAGCGCAGCGCTACAACCGACGCCGCCTGATCACGGCTTTCTCGTCGGGCATACCTGGCGGACGTGAGATGGAGTCGAAGTCTCCATTCGTGCCGCTCATCGTGGGGGTGGTCGTCGTAGCCATCATGCTGGGGGCTGGTGCGATCATCAGCCGGTTCCTGCCGACCCTGCCAAACGACTGGCAGAACTCGACCCTGATCGTCGTGAAGGGAACCGGGGCCCGGTACTACACGATCAAGGGGGTTCTGCGCCCGGTCACCAACGTCACCTCGGCTCGCCTGCTGTCGGAGTCCGGCAAGTACCAGACCAGCGAGTTGTCGGCCTCCACGATCGACGGGATCAGCCGCGGCACCCAGATCGGTATCACGGGCGTCCCCGACGACGTCCCACCGGCCGCTCAGCTTCATTCAGACAAGTGGTTCTCCTGTGTTCTGCCCGGGAAGACCCACACCTGGGTGGCGCAGATCCCCGAGAACCGGACCCCGCGTGGGAATGCGCTGGTCAAGAGCCAGGACGAAGTCTTCCTGATAGCTGACGGCCTGCGTCACAGAATTCCACGCGAGCACAAGAACAAGGTGCTCCTGGCCTTGGGAATGGAGTCCGTAGCGCCGACAGAGGTGAGTGCCCCCTGGCTGTCGCTCTTCAAACTGGGGTCGGACCTGAAACCTCTGGAGATCCCGAACGCAGGCCTGCCCGCTGGCGGCATGCCCGAGCGCCTGGCGACGGCTGTGGTGGGAACCGTCATCAAGGTGGAGGAGGGCGGTTCGTCCCGGCGCTACGTCGTCACCGGTTCTGGCAAGGTGACTCCCCTGTCGGAGACCGCGGAGAAGTTCTACCCGGCCGAGGCCTCGTTGACCGCCTCGGTCGCCGAGATGTCGGCGCTTGAGATAGATCCGGCGGGGATCACCCCGCCGGACTGGCCGAAACGCGTCGAGAACACCGTCCCGACTGGCTCCCTGCCCTGCACCCAGCTGGAGCAGGCGCCCGACGGCTCTCCCCTGTCGGCGCTGTACTCGATGTCGCAGGAGACGCTGGCCAGCATTCTGCCGGTTCCACAGAACAGCGAGATGACCGCCGACCAGAAGCTACAGGCGGTTCAGGCTCCCGCATCGGTTCTGGGCGGGTCGGGAGCGCTGGTGCGCGCCACTTCCGGCGGCTCGCTCGGCATGGTCATGCTGGTCTCCGACCTGGGGGCCGTGCATGGTCTCGGGACCCAGTCGGCCGACACCCTGGCCCGTCTCGGATACAAGGACAGCGACGTCCACGTGATTCCAGCCGAGTGGACGGCCCTGATTCCCGAGGGAACCGCGCTGGATCCAAACGGCGCCTGGGCCACGGTGGGGCAGCAATGA
- a CDS encoding sensor histidine kinase produces the protein MKRFLRRGSSTIRARIMLALVLVAGTALAVSGVIVAVLQERHIQDLATERLEKARNELEALATDGVNPETKEPFDSVSDVLYTYLVRRSVVGPGTGEVGYVEGRLTWTSPDKVKLRPEQDPELLDAIQPDLAGQGSVIRPVRTSQGSYKVLVAVVMLGDQRGALVRVIDLGQTGGELRRTMVFYAGAAVLTVMMLIAPAWLAVGMLLRPIGELRLATDQIHEHDLTTRVPVRGRDDLTALAKAVNRMLDRVQGAVEGQRRLLDDVGHELRTPITVVRGHLELIDSEDPDDVLQTRDLAIEELDRMGILINDLLTLAKAGQSDFLSLEDSDISELTDQVLEKSRALGERDWQLEHVAMVHAVLDPMRITQAWLQLAANAVKYSDIGTRVGIGSRFDGTSVLLWVRDQGIGMTREEMATVRQRFARTAAAAQRAPGSGLGLNIVESIVEAHGGHLEIESAPQSGSVFTLRIPVNPASPFPSPIGPLPASTPERGRQ, from the coding sequence GTGAAGAGGTTCCTGCGCCGCGGCTCCTCGACGATCCGCGCCCGGATCATGCTGGCGCTCGTGCTGGTCGCCGGCACAGCGCTGGCTGTCTCGGGCGTGATCGTCGCCGTCCTCCAGGAGCGTCACATTCAGGACCTGGCCACGGAGCGCCTGGAGAAGGCCCGCAACGAGCTTGAGGCACTCGCCACGGACGGGGTGAACCCCGAGACGAAGGAGCCGTTCGACTCGGTCTCCGACGTGCTGTACACCTACCTGGTGCGGCGCAGTGTCGTCGGCCCCGGCACGGGGGAGGTCGGCTACGTTGAGGGCAGGCTCACGTGGACGTCACCGGACAAGGTGAAGTTGCGGCCCGAGCAGGATCCCGAACTCCTCGACGCCATCCAGCCGGACCTGGCGGGGCAGGGGAGCGTGATCAGGCCGGTGAGGACCTCGCAGGGCAGCTACAAGGTCCTGGTCGCCGTCGTGATGCTCGGCGACCAGCGCGGTGCGCTGGTGCGGGTGATCGACCTTGGGCAGACCGGGGGCGAGCTGCGCCGGACCATGGTGTTCTACGCGGGGGCTGCGGTGCTGACGGTGATGATGCTGATCGCCCCTGCCTGGCTGGCTGTCGGCATGCTGCTGCGGCCGATCGGGGAGCTCAGGCTCGCCACCGACCAGATCCACGAGCACGACCTCACCACCCGGGTCCCAGTGCGTGGCCGGGACGACCTGACGGCGCTGGCGAAGGCGGTGAACCGGATGCTGGACCGGGTGCAGGGCGCGGTCGAGGGGCAGCGACGGCTCCTCGACGACGTCGGGCACGAGCTGCGCACCCCCATCACGGTGGTGCGCGGGCACCTGGAGCTGATCGACTCCGAGGATCCCGACGATGTCCTCCAGACCCGCGACCTCGCCATCGAGGAGCTGGACCGCATGGGGATCCTCATCAACGACCTGCTGACGCTGGCGAAGGCAGGGCAGAGCGACTTCCTGTCCCTCGAGGACAGCGACATCTCCGAGCTGACCGACCAGGTGCTGGAGAAATCACGGGCGCTGGGGGAACGGGACTGGCAGCTAGAGCACGTCGCCATGGTGCACGCGGTGCTGGACCCGATGCGGATCACGCAGGCCTGGCTCCAGCTCGCCGCCAACGCAGTCAAGTACTCGGACATCGGGACCCGGGTCGGCATCGGGTCGCGGTTCGACGGCACGTCGGTGCTGCTGTGGGTGCGCGACCAGGGGATCGGCATGACCCGTGAGGAGATGGCGACGGTGCGGCAGCGATTCGCGCGGACGGCTGCCGCCGCGCAGCGAGCCCCAGGATCGGGACTGGGCCTCAACATCGTCGAGAGCATCGTGGAGGCCCACGGCGGCCACCTGGAGATTGAGTCCGCGCCCCAGAGCGGGTCCGTGTTCACGCTGCGGATCCCGGTGAACCCCGCGAGTCCCTTTCCCTCGCCCATCGGGCCGCTCCCGGCATCCACCCCTGAAAGAGGAAGGCAGTAG
- a CDS encoding WXG100 family type VII secretion target, whose product MSDQVRVVAGSHQKAAQDTRAAHDQITAEISRIRGHVETAHGSGWQGQGGDAMIQTAENWITNATQVASILEVFEERLLKVDTNNAQVEEERGSSFQSVMARLQV is encoded by the coding sequence ATGTCAGACCAAGTGAGAGTAGTCGCAGGTTCGCATCAGAAGGCTGCGCAGGACACGAGAGCGGCTCATGACCAGATCACCGCGGAGATCAGCAGGATCAGGGGCCATGTGGAAACAGCCCACGGGAGCGGCTGGCAGGGCCAGGGTGGAGATGCCATGATCCAGACTGCAGAGAACTGGATCACAAACGCGACTCAGGTTGCCTCCATCCTTGAGGTATTCGAAGAGAGGCTTCTCAAGGTCGACACCAACAACGCGCAGGTCGAGGAAGAGCGTGGCTCCTCCTTCCAGAGCGTCATGGCTCGCCTGCAAGTTTAG
- a CDS encoding EsaB/YukD family protein encodes MPSTDSSRAGALMPISLSMAGDTVDMSVPSNIALAELVPVLVKAVSPLDPGTATRGFTIRTSDGNVLSQSKTLPEQKVRPGAVLTLEPMGSNSQDQRYDDLVEAVGTAVADKSTPWERTNSVQLSAHASAALVLLAALLLLTGAHEPTLTAAVGASGALLTTLAAAVVARMPNRPGALSLGHTTPVLVACAAFAITAGDWFSLPLAASGVGLLAGSCTLLVLPSDLRVSMAAPITTGFSLVLVGGLVNLAGVAPERAASLTLSLLVVVTLSAPWVAMAQIPIGIGTSQENEKIDTPRVYSRVDNARVLVISLKAGCSAAMVVLAPLMTTSPVAIAMLACGGVALMLTTRSLRSAVEVLIGVLTGMFLTILAAVSTTTVAPDALPWTLGAIILTAVLLLTANVVSQRLRPWLTRLADAAGVLALLGILPLAALVWGVI; translated from the coding sequence ATGCCTTCCACCGACAGCTCTCGCGCCGGAGCCCTGATGCCGATCTCGCTGAGCATGGCGGGAGACACAGTCGATATGTCGGTTCCCTCCAACATCGCACTGGCCGAGCTCGTACCCGTCCTGGTCAAGGCAGTGAGCCCCCTGGATCCAGGAACCGCCACTCGTGGCTTCACCATCCGCACATCAGACGGCAATGTCCTCAGCCAGTCGAAGACCCTCCCGGAGCAGAAGGTTCGTCCCGGTGCCGTCCTGACCTTGGAACCGATGGGAAGCAACTCCCAGGACCAGCGCTACGACGACCTGGTCGAAGCCGTAGGAACCGCCGTGGCAGACAAGTCCACTCCCTGGGAGAGGACCAACTCAGTCCAGCTCTCGGCCCACGCATCGGCGGCCTTGGTGCTGCTGGCTGCTTTGCTGCTGCTGACCGGCGCGCACGAACCCACTCTCACCGCAGCGGTGGGAGCCAGCGGAGCGCTCCTCACCACGCTGGCCGCTGCCGTCGTGGCACGGATGCCCAATCGTCCAGGTGCCCTCTCGCTGGGGCACACCACCCCGGTCCTGGTTGCCTGCGCGGCCTTCGCCATCACCGCGGGAGACTGGTTCTCACTGCCGTTGGCTGCCTCCGGTGTGGGTCTGCTCGCCGGTTCCTGCACGCTCCTGGTGCTCCCCTCGGACCTGCGTGTGTCCATGGCAGCCCCTATCACCACCGGTTTTTCCCTCGTGCTGGTGGGTGGCCTGGTGAACCTCGCGGGAGTTGCCCCTGAGAGAGCTGCCAGCCTGACGCTGTCCCTGCTGGTGGTGGTGACGCTCAGTGCCCCCTGGGTGGCCATGGCCCAGATACCGATCGGAATCGGGACCAGCCAGGAGAACGAGAAGATCGATACGCCGCGGGTTTATTCGCGTGTCGACAACGCCCGTGTGCTGGTCATCTCCCTGAAGGCCGGCTGCTCTGCGGCGATGGTGGTCCTGGCCCCCTTGATGACGACCTCCCCGGTGGCGATCGCCATGCTTGCCTGCGGCGGCGTCGCGCTGATGCTCACGACCCGGTCACTGCGTTCTGCGGTGGAGGTCCTCATCGGTGTGCTGACGGGCATGTTCCTGACCATCCTGGCGGCGGTGTCCACCACGACGGTGGCGCCCGACGCCCTGCCGTGGACACTTGGCGCAATCATCCTGACCGCGGTCCTGCTGCTGACAGCCAACGTGGTCTCGCAGAGGCTGCGTCCCTGGCTGACCCGGCTCGCCGACGCGGCCGGAGTCCTGGCCCTGCTGGGCATCCTGCCACTGGCGGCTCTGGTGTGGGGAGTGATCTGA
- a CDS encoding WXG100 family type VII secretion target, which yields MGINKDMNISFGAISGLGDDMLSSNKAIQAILDNLDAGLKPFIGSWDGDSREAYQTAKTGWDGKMGDLNGNFLQFQQQVVVAGQSYQSNEAQNTNMMQDIV from the coding sequence ATGGGAATTAACAAGGATATGAACATCTCTTTTGGGGCTATTTCTGGCCTTGGGGATGACATGCTGTCCAGCAATAAGGCGATTCAGGCTATCCTCGATAACCTGGATGCAGGGCTCAAACCGTTCATTGGGAGCTGGGACGGCGACTCCAGGGAAGCCTATCAGACAGCCAAGACCGGCTGGGATGGAAAGATGGGAGATCTCAATGGAAATTTCCTGCAATTCCAGCAGCAGGTCGTGGTAGCTGGGCAGTCATACCAGTCCAATGAGGCCCAAAACACCAATATGATGCAGGACATCGTGTGA